From Eptesicus fuscus isolate TK198812 chromosome 13, DD_ASM_mEF_20220401, whole genome shotgun sequence, the proteins below share one genomic window:
- the LOC103302809 gene encoding olfactory receptor 56A4 produces MALPSNYSTAPVSEFLLICFPNYQSWQHWLSLPLSLLFLLAMGSNTTLLITIWLEASLHEPMYYLLSLLSLLDMVLCLTVIPKVLAIFWFDNKSISFSGCFLQMFIMNSFLTMESCTFMIMAYDRYVAICHPLRYPSIITDQFVARAAVFVVARNGILTMPIPILSSRLRYCAENIIKNCICTNLSVSKLSCDDITFNRLYQFVTGWTLLGSDLILIVLSYSFILKAVLRIKAEGAATKALSTCGSHFILILFFSTVLLVLVITNLARKRIPPDVPILLNILHHLIPPALNPIVYGVRTREIKQGIQKLLRRL; encoded by the coding sequence ATGGCATTGCCCAGCAACTACTCCACTGCTCCAGTCTCTGAATTCCTCCTCATCTGCTTCCCTAATTACCAGAGTTGGCAGCACTGGCTgtccctgcccctcagcctcctcttcCTTTTGGCCATGGGTTCCAACACCACCCTCCTGATCACCATCTGGCTGGAGGCCTCTCTGCATGAGCCCATGTACTACTTGCTCAGCCTCCTCTCTCTGCTGGACATGGTGCTTTGCCTCACTGTCATCCCCAAAGTCCTGGCCATCTTCTGGTTTGACAACAAATCTATTagtttctctggctgctttctcCAGATGTTCATCATGAATAGTTTCTTGACCATGGAGTCCTGCACATTCATGATcatggcctatgaccgctatgtggccatctgccacccaCTACGGTACCCATCCATCATCACTGACCAATTTGTGGCTAGGGCTGCCGTATTTGTTGTGGCCCGGAATGGCATTCTTACCATGCCTATCCCAATACTTTCTTCCCGACTCAGATACTGTGCAGAGAACATCATCAAGAACTGCATCTGCACTAACCTGTCTGTGTCCAAACTCTCCTGTGATGACATCACCTTCAACCGGCTCTACCAGTTTGTGACAGGCTGGACTTTACTAGGTTCTGACCTCATCCTTATTGTTCTCTCCTACTCCTTCATCCTGAAAGCTGTGCTAAGGATCAAGGCTGAGGGTGCTGCAACCAAGGCTTTGAGCACATGTGGTTCCCACTTCATCCTTATCCTGTTCTTCAGCACAGTCCTGCTGGTTCTGGTCATCACTAACCTGGCCAGGAAGAGAATCCCCCCAGATGTCCCCATCCTGCTCAACATCCTGCACCACCTGATTCCCCCAGCTCTGAACCCCATTGTTTATGGCGTGAGAACCAGGGAGATCAAGCAGGGAATCCAGAAATTGTTGAGGAGGCTGTAA